The following nucleotide sequence is from Salvia splendens isolate huo1 chromosome 2, SspV2, whole genome shotgun sequence.
ttaatgaaaCTCATATACTTTTTTTTGACTATTTGCAAATGTGAATTggtaatattataaatttaactCTATACACGAGTTTCAATTAAAATGTATGTTTGTACCGTTTGATCATCTAAAATCTTGATCCAGTAAACAATCTTACACATGTAACCTTTTGTATTTTTACGAACATTATTAAaagaaatagaataaaaataatttcatgtTCCGTACATTAACAATGAAGAAATAATTAAAGTCATGAAATGGCGAGCTAGACAAAATAATAAATGGATAAATGCATGGGAACTATATATATTCTTCTGGAAGACGGTCTAAAAATTTGGATTTCATGcaaataaaaaatggaaaaaagagaAGCTTGAAACCTTTTTGATCCTTTATTCCATCAATCAATATTGAGATTGCTTTATTCTTTGGCCTCTTTAAGAAAGACGATCGTAATAAGCTCGATAGCCTCACtaacaacacacacacacttccCAATCCCTTCAAACAGACACACAGTCTTCTCTCTTTTCAGTCTCTTGTGACTCTCTCTTTAAcacttcttttcttttcctttttctctttttaaggCTAAGTCCCCATTCATATAATTCATACTACTAATAAAGTTTTGTATTGCTCTTCACTCCTCATTACTCATCAAGTCATTAACTGCAATTTTGTTTCGACAAAATTGAATTGAATGATCTCAAGTGACCTTgtaattaattcattatttcTCCGTCAAATATTGTTCTTACTTTCCTCAAAAGATATGCAGTCTAACTTGATGTATATATATTGTTCATCAAGGCCACCTTTATCCCTtgcaaagagaaaaaaagttagAGAGACAAGTTATCTTTGCCTCACATGGCCTCCACTTTTTACACTAACATTTATTTgctctttaaaaataaaaaactttagCATACATACAAAACCAACAATAACAAGAAAGGCACAAACCCAATTCACGTACCCCTTTATCACCCTTATTAAAACCAGAGAGTTGGAAGCCACATATATCCTCATCACTTCCTCCCATTTCAAAACCACaacattcttcttcttcttcttcttcttcttcttcttcttctttttcttcttctttcttcttctccttcttcttcacacaccacacaacaaaattatcaaaaaaattgCAACAACATATTGTCATTTAAAGATtagcaataataaaaaaaatgagaagcGGAGGTTACACCCTTCACCATTCTCTAACAGTTGAAGCCACGGCCATCGTGAAGCAAGCGGTGAGCCTAGCCAGGCGGCGCGGCCACGCCCAAGTGAGCCCCCTCCACGTGGCGAGCGCCATGCTGGCATCTCCGGCGGGCCTGCTGAAGCGGGCTTGCCTCCAATCCCACTCCCACCCATTGCAGTGCAAGGCCCTTGAGCTCTGCTTCAACGTGGCGCTGAACCGCCTGCCAAACTCGGCCTCAGCCCCGGTCCTCGGGCCCCACTCCCACCTCCCGTCCCTCTCCAACGCCCTCGTGGCGGCCTTCAAGCGCGCCCAGGCCCACCAGCGCCGCGGCTCCATCGAGAACCAGCAACAGCCCATCTTAGCCCTCAAAGTGGAGATCGAGCAGCTCGTCATCTCTATCCTCGACGACCCCAGCGTCAGCAGAGTCATGCGCGAGGCCGGCTTCTCCAGCACTCAGGTCAAGTCCAACGTCGAACACCACAAGTCCTCCTCCCAACCTCCTattcctccttctcctcctcccgCCGCGGCTACTAATACTACTACCACTCAATATCAATCAACAAAAATGTTGCTCCCTCCCGCGAATCTGAGCCAGTTCCGGGATCAGAGCGGGGGAGATGTGGGGAGTGTGGTGGAGGCGATGTCGGGAAACAGGACAAGAAacgtggtggtggtgggggagaGCGCGGAGGCGGGGGAGGGCGTGGTGAGGAAGGTGATGGAGAAGTTCGAGAGGAGGGAGGTGCCGCAGGAGATGAGGACGGTGCAGTTCATCAGCGTGCCGCTTCTCTCGCTCCGGGATATATCAAAGGAGGAGTTCGAGGCCAAGCTGGGGGAGCTGAGGTCGCTGGTGAAGTCGTACGTCGGGAGGGGAGTGGTTCTGTATCTTGGCGATCTCGACTGGGTGTCCGACTTCTGGTGCAAGTGCGAGTACGACGCCAGGAGCAACGTGTTCTACAGCCCCGTGGAGTACATGATCATGGAGCTCAGCAGGTTGGTCTGTGGGAGCGGCGGAGACCGTCTCTGGCTGATGGGAGTCGCCACTTTTCAGACCTACGCCAAGTGCACCGCTGGCCGCCCTTCGCTCCAGACGCTGTGGTCGCTTCATCCCCTCACGCTGCCGCTCCAAACCACCTCCTTGGCTCTCGGTCTCAGCCTTGACAGTGGCATGCATGATCAAATAAGCAACGTCGATGATGAAAACTGCAGTTGGAGGTTGGGAATGAAGAAGCACTTGGTTTGCTGCTGGGATTGCGAACACAGTTTCAACAAAGAGGCGCAAGCTGTAATCGGTGACGCCAGTTCAACGCTGCCGTCATGGCTCCAGCAGTACAAGGATGAGAAGAGAAAGGAATTAATTAGTTTCAATCAGGTTAGATTTCTACTTTTTTCAATTActcctattattattattattatgtagaATATAGAATAATCCTGATGATACTGCTTTTGTTGTATAGGAATCTGACAAAGTAAAGGATCTTTGCAAGAAATGGAACTCAATATGCAGCTCAGTTCACAAGAAACCCCATTTCCTCGAGAAACTGATGAATCTATCGTCGTCGTTGTCTCCCTCCTCATCCGCCTCCGCATCATCAACCGATCACAAAGAGCGGAACCTTCTCAACTGGCCGGGGATATTGGATTGCGACGCAGAAGTTTCCAAGCCACCAACAGCCGTGAAACCGGAACTCCtatcaaaccctaattcgaGCCCCAATTCAGCTTCCTCAAGCGAAGCAAGCCAAGACATGAAGCCCCTTCACAAATTCGACGAGCTCAATTCGGAAAATCACAGGATTCTCACAGCTGCATTAGAGAAGAAAGTGCAATGGCAGAAGCACATCGTCCCCGAGATCGCGACGGCGATCCTTCGGTGCCGGTCGGGGACGACGAAGAAAGGCGAGGGCAGGAGAGAGAGCTGGTTAGCTTTCATAGGAGGCGACGACAACGGCAAGGAGCTGATGGCGAAGGAGATCGCTAAGGTGGTGTTCGGATCTGAAGACGACTTCTTGGCCTTGGGAATCAGCCGTTTCTCGTCGAAGAGAGACGAATCGACGACGGAGGAGGTGGCGAGCGGCGAGAAGAGGGGGAGAGACGAGCAAGGAGGGAGCGTGTACGACAGATTTGCCGAAGCGGTTGGCGATAATCCGAGGCGGGTGTTGTACGTGGAAGATGTTGATGAGATGGATTACGGCAGTGTGAAGGGGTTCGAGCGAGCCATCAGAGACGGCGGCGTTTTGGTTGAGGATGAGTTTTTGCCGCTCAAGGATGCTATCGTCGTATTCAgcttggcggcggcggcggcggcgcattCAACTCCCGGTGAGAGAGAGAAGGGTGAAGAACAAAAGCAATGTGGGGCGTTGGATTTGAATATTGCGACGGAAGATGGGAGGAGGATTGTGGATTCGGTTGACATGCAAGTGGTGTTCACAATGTAAATTAGGTGAGAGAGAGCATGCACTGTAATTGCACTCTCTCTCTTCAACTTTTTCCTATCTGTGGGGGTgattttttgttgtatttttgTCACTGAAAGTTTTTACTTGGGTAAGGGTATTGATCTTTGACACATGGGGTTGAGGGTTAAGTTGAAATTGTAATGTTGATTaactattaattaaaaattaatatgtgCACTACTTCTTTCTTTGCACCTATTTATTCCCGACCGATCAACCATCAACTATTTCGATTGCATCTCCACATAGTATATGCTTTTAGTGACGTGAAAACATTCAAAAAATTTGACACATGTATATATCATATATGCttttattttacatataaaaTTGTAAATGAACTTTgttactaaaaaaatactactccctcgaATATCACTAAATTCTCTAACACGCATAATACTTATTATCCCATCTACCTGCGTCACTTTGactagttttaagaaatgtgcagaaaaataggtaaaaaaaatttaatcgcGTGcgagtctcatttttatatactaataaaatatgagtgtagGTATGCtccacttactaaaaatgggaaaaaagtagatgatattttgatcatggaccaactaaaatgacaaatgtggACATTATTTAATGGATGGAGTATAAGATGTCCTAATTTTATTAACAACATTTTTGTTAGTCCCTATATAATTCTAAAAAATGTTGGCTAACATTCTTGGAACATTTTGTTGGGCCACGAGAATACAAACTTAAACTTCAATTTTTACTACCCAATAATCTAAGTACTAGTAccttaaaaaatactccctccgtctctaaTAATTcatcaccatttgacccgatatgggttttaaaaaatgtgtgggttgaaaaagttggtggcatgtgagtcttacttttagttttatagtaatatttaagtgtgaatgagttagtggaatgtagggtctgctaaaaaaatggtaaaagtgaaatgtgaaatttttttagaaaaggAGGGAATATAATCTACGGAAAAAATATTTAGCGAAAGCTCACATGATATTTCAACTAAAATCTCTATTTAAACGAAGAAGTAGAAAAAACCGCCATAACTTGTGAAAGGGTGCCAATGAAGCAAATAAAAGGTGATAATATCCCTTTTTCAATAACAAAGATAATTAAAGAAGAAAGTCACGATTTAATTGATAGCATTCATGTACAGTTGTTTTTAAGTTCACACTTAAAATGACACCAATATTGAAATCAGAGCTAGAATTCGATCTTTGAGTCACAAAAATTAAAGAGGATCTCCACTTTGGAGTACCCAAAATTAAAGAAGATCTAGATA
It contains:
- the LOC121765194 gene encoding protein SMAX1-LIKE 3-like; amino-acid sequence: MRSGGYTLHHSLTVEATAIVKQAVSLARRRGHAQVSPLHVASAMLASPAGLLKRACLQSHSHPLQCKALELCFNVALNRLPNSASAPVLGPHSHLPSLSNALVAAFKRAQAHQRRGSIENQQQPILALKVEIEQLVISILDDPSVSRVMREAGFSSTQVKSNVEHHKSSSQPPIPPSPPPAAATNTTTTQYQSTKMLLPPANLSQFRDQSGGDVGSVVEAMSGNRTRNVVVVGESAEAGEGVVRKVMEKFERREVPQEMRTVQFISVPLLSLRDISKEEFEAKLGELRSLVKSYVGRGVVLYLGDLDWVSDFWCKCEYDARSNVFYSPVEYMIMELSRLVCGSGGDRLWLMGVATFQTYAKCTAGRPSLQTLWSLHPLTLPLQTTSLALGLSLDSGMHDQISNVDDENCSWRLGMKKHLVCCWDCEHSFNKEAQAVIGDASSTLPSWLQQYKDEKRKELISFNQESDKVKDLCKKWNSICSSVHKKPHFLEKLMNLSSSLSPSSSASASSTDHKERNLLNWPGILDCDAEVSKPPTAVKPELLSNPNSSPNSASSSEASQDMKPLHKFDELNSENHRILTAALEKKVQWQKHIVPEIATAILRCRSGTTKKGEGRRESWLAFIGGDDNGKELMAKEIAKVVFGSEDDFLALGISRFSSKRDESTTEEVASGEKRGRDEQGGSVYDRFAEAVGDNPRRVLYVEDVDEMDYGSVKGFERAIRDGGVLVEDEFLPLKDAIVVFSLAAAAAAHSTPGEREKGEEQKQCGALDLNIATEDGRRIVDSVDMQVVFTM